The following are from one region of the Corylus avellana chromosome ca1, CavTom2PMs-1.0 genome:
- the LOC132175464 gene encoding E3 ubiquitin-protein ligase BIG BROTHER gives MNGNGQMEVHYINTGFPYTVTESFMNFFEDLTHVPVNYGHAVPMHDQESAYWSMNMNSYKFGFSGLGSSSYYGPSEVNDHLARMEVSRSGWEYPSTMDEEPATTDSHSQSEGDAVMGVHAIPEECSPTHHNNNSSQAAWQDNVDPDNMTYEELLDLGETVGTQSRGLSQELISLLPTSKYRFKNFFSSKKTRERCVICQMRYKRGDRQIKLPCKHVYHRDCIIKWLNINKICPICNAEVFGEESRH, from the exons ATGAATGGGAATGGACAAATGGAGGTGCATTACATAAACACTGGCTTTCCTTACACGGTTACTGAAAGTTTTATGAACTTCTTTGAAGACCTTACACATGTGCCGGTAAATTACGGTCATGCTGTACCAATGCATGATCAG GAAAGTGCATATTGGTCAATGAATATGAACTCTTACAAATTTGGGTTTTCTGGTCTGGGAAGTTCTTCGTATTATGGCCCTTCGGAGGTAAATGATCATTTAGCAAGAATGGAGGTCAGCAGGAGTGGGTGGGAATACCCTTCGACAATGGATGAAGAGCCTGCAACAACAGACTCACACTCACAGTCAGAAGGAGATGCAGTCATGGGTGTGCATGCTATCCCTGAAGAAT GCAGTCCAACtcatcataataataatagttcTCAG GCTGCATGGCAAGACAATGTTGATCCTGATAACATGACTTACGAG GAATTACTTGACTTAGGTGAGACAGTTGGAACTCAAAGTCGTGGTCTTTCGCAGGAGCTTATCAGTTTGCTTCCAACTTCAAAGTACAGATTTAAAAACTTCTTCTCATCAAAGAAAACTAGAGAGAG ATGTGTGATTTGCCAAATGAGGTACAAAAGAGGCGACCGGCAAATAAAATTGCCATGTAAGCATGTTTACCACAGGGACTGCATCATCAAATGGCTTAACATTAACAAG ATATGCCCAATTTGCAACGCAGAGGTATTTGGCGAGGAATCAAGGCATTAA
- the LOC132191099 gene encoding putative disease resistance RPP13-like protein 1 translates to MAEAVLSASLGVLFDRMASPELLDFARREGLEEKLDKWRKMLSRIEAVLDDAEEKKQDNGRGRRAVKVWLDDLRDLAYDVEDILDEFATEALRQKLTAGNQATTSMVLQNLVPSCFTGFNMKLESEIEEITARFNEMVKLKDDLKLSENVERRSSRTSQTVAPSSVVTEADVYGREKDKEALLQFLVGEKRSDAQLSVLPIHGMGGMGKTTLAQLVYNDEQVQSFFELKAWTCVSEDFDAVRVTKTALQFFSSENCEGKDLSWLQEKLKANLRGKKFLVVLDDLWNENYQDWTRLRAPFEAGAPGSTILITTRNRGVSSKAGTIPTYPLNELSNDICLSILAHHALATRDFSAYLNLKDIGEEFARRCRGSPLAAKVLGGVLRGKVDRDEWEDVLNSNLWDITEVKNEIAPALMLSYYHLPSRLKRCFAYCSILPKDYEFEEKQLVLLWMAEGLIKPPEGRKQMEDFGREDFRNLLSRSFFQRSFNDESRFVMHDLINDLAQHVAGDICFRREDKVGGNNEGKPSRKARHSSYLAGKYDGIKEFEVFNDLICLRTFMPFKLSSVDYYLIRKVPFELLPKLRRLRVLSLKGYNIYELPKSIGDLKHLRFLDLSHTQIRSLPETVGTLYNLQTLILEDCSSLKKLPSTFGNLLNLRHLNIQGARELEGMPPQISKLTCLQTLSHLIVGKDSCSGVKLLGPLSHLRDTLCISRLENVINPGDARDARLFEKKSLSGVSFEWSRNMDESNGRAHELEVLNMLKPHEGLKELTISNYGGTEFPMWLRAPSFSNMVLLKIESCSKCTSLPAVGKLPSLKEVFIIGMGSVKNIGREFYGEDCSQPFRSLETLHFHDMQEWENWSPCGEFPKLRKLSIRRCPKLMGKLPNNLPLLENIVIDRSRQLVVSISSFPKLRNIEIEGSKGVVCGNKVDFKSLRFSSLSTISEFTCQIEEFTMGGLTNVEDLIIEQCEELTNLRLNDVELLQHLPSKLRKIETTRCKALESLPKAMMDNSMHLEEVYISTCSSLTHFAIGQLPPTLKQLKIECCDNMQILVDGDDINKFWWCSKSLLEYLEIRRCPSLKSLTSSGELPATLKCLKIHDCERLESIAKSFHDNSSLEVIEIYCCNNLKSLPMGIHKLSHLDHFFIDGCPILGYFPDNGLLPTNLKALTIEDCRKIQALPNFIHSLTSLQKLEILDCPRILSFPEVGFPTNLTSLSIYDTFEGELSKLTSLKKLVIHSDSSHLVSFPEVGLPASLTSLNIQSFPDLECISSKCFQFLASLEKLSIECCEKLTSFCQDGLPPSLTSLSISTCREFTSFPKVGLPPSLTSLYIYNCKNFASFPKVGLPPSLTSLDIDNCENLASFPKVGLPPSLASLSIGDCENFTSFPKFGISPSLTCLFIVDCEKLTSFPEDGLPLSLLELRILRCPLLIERCKGREWFKIAHIPHVMIDTEFFYKLEEESQ, encoded by the coding sequence GTCGGAGATAGAGGAGATCACTGCTCGATTCAACGAGATGGTGAAGCTAAAAGATGATCTGAAATTGAGTGAAAATGTTGAGAGGAGATCGTCCAGAACAAGTCAGACAGTGGCCCCATCTTCTGTAGTGACCGAAGCTGATGTTTATGGcagggaaaaagataaagaggcTCTACTTCAATTTTTGGTGGGCGAAAAACGTAGTGATGCTCAACTCTCTGTGCTTCCTATACATGGTATGGGGGGTATGGGTAAGACTACTCTTGCTCAGCTTGTGTACAATGATGAACAAGTGCAAAGCTTTTTTGAGCTCAAAGCATGGACTTGTGTTTCTGAAGATTTTGATGCTGTTAGGGTGACCAAAACAGCTCTACAATTTTTCTCCTCTGAAAATTGTGAGGGTAAGGATCTAAGTTGGTTGCAAGAGAAACTGAAGGCGAATCTAAGAGGGAAGAAGTTCCTAGTGGTTTTGGATGATCTATGGAATGAGAACTACCAGGATTGGACTCGTCTGCGTGCTCCTTTTGAAGCAGGGGCTCCGGGAAGTACGATTCTCATCACTACTCGCAATCGTGGAGTTTCATCAAAGGCGGGTACCATTCCAACTTACCCTTTGAATGAATTGTCAAATGATATTTGTTTGTCCATATTGGCCCATCATGCATTGGCGACAAGAGACTTCAGTGCATATCTAAACCTGAAAGATATTGGTGAGGAATTCGCTAGAAGGTGTAGGGGCTCTCCTCTGGCAGCGAAAGTACTCGGAGGCGTCTTACGCGGTAAAGTAGATCGTGATGAGTGGGAAGATGTGTTGAATAGCAATTTATGGGATATAACAGaagtgaaaaatgaaattgcaCCGGCTCTTATGTTAAGTTATTACCATCTCCCTTCACGTTTGAAGAGGTGCTTTGCGTATTGTTCAATACTCCCCAAGGACTACGAATTTGAGGAGAAACAGTTGGTTCTACTATGGATGGCAGAAGGTTTAATTAAGCCACCCGAAGGGAGAAAGCAAATGGAAGATTTTGGTAGGGAGGATTTTCGTAATCTATTGTCGAGGTCATTTTTCCAACGATCGTTCAACGATGAATCAAGATTTGTGATGCATGACCTCATCAATGATTTGGCTCAACATGTTGCAGGAGATATATGCTTTAGAAGGGAAGACAAAGTTGGGGGTAATAATGAAGGGAAACCGTCTAGAAAGGCTCGGCATTCATCTTACTTGGCTGGTAAATATGATGGCATTAAAGAATTTGAGGTCTTTAATGATCTCATTTGTTTACGAACCTTCATGCCTTTTAAGCTTTCATCTGTAGATTATTACTTGATTCGTAAGGTTCCTTTTGAATTGTTGCCAAAATTAAGACGCCTAAGGGTTCTCTCTTTGAAAGGATACAACATATATGAGCTACCAAAATCAATTGGTGATCTGAAGCATCTAAGGTTCCTCGACCTTTCTCACACTCAAATAAGAAGCTTGCCTGAAACAGTAGGCACTCTTTACAATTTACAGACATTGATATTGGAGGATTGTTCTTCTCTAAAGAAATTGCCGTCAACGTTTGGAAACCTACTCAACTTGCGACATCTCAACATTCAAGGAGCACGTGAATTGGAAGGAATGCCTCCGCAAATCAGTAAATTAACTTGTCTCCAGACATTGTCTCATTTAATTGTTGGAAAAGATAGTTGTTCCGGGGTAAAATTGTTAGGGCCTTTGTCGCATCTTCGAGATACACTTTGCATATCCAGATTGGAAAATGTGATTAATCCTGGGGATGCAAGGGACGCCAGGCTATTTGAAAAGAAATCTCTCTCTGGGGTGTCATTTGAATGGAGTCGGAACATGGATGAGTCAAACGGCAGAGCACATGAATTAGAGGTACTTAACATGCTAAAACCTCACGAGGGTTTGAAAGAGCTCACCATCAGCAACTATGGTGGTACAGAATTTCCAATGTGGTTAAGAGCTCCTTCATTTTCTAATATGGTACTCTTGAAGATTGAAAGTTGTTCAAAGTGCACATCATTGCCCGCGGTGGGCAAATTACCATCACTCAAAGAGGTTTTCATTATTGGAATGGGCAGTGTGAAAAATATTGGTCGCGAGTTTTATGGGGAAGATTGCTCACAACCTTTTAGATCCTTGGAAACTTTGCATTTTCATGATATGCAGGAGTGGGAGAATTGGAGTCCTTGTGGAGAATTCCCAAAATTGCGTAAGCTTTCTATTAGACGGTGTCCAAAACTGATGGGTAAGTTGCCAAACAACCTTCCTTTATTAGAAAATATTGTCATAGATAGAAGTAGGCAGTTGGTGGTTTCAATTTCCAGCTTTCCAAAGCTTCGCAATATAGAAATTGAGGGATCCAAAGGTGTGGTGTGTGGAAATAAGGTTGACTTCAAGTCACTAAGGTTCTCATCTCTTTCAACAATTTCCGAATTCACATGTCAAATAGAAGAGTTCACTATGGGAGGACTGACAAATGTTGAAGATTTAATTATTGAACAATGTGAGGAGTTGACAAATTTGCGGTTAAATGACGTGGAATTACTACAACATCTCCCATCCAAATTGAGAAAAATCGAGACTACAAGGTGCAAGGCATTGGAATCTTTACCCAAGGCAATGATGGACAACAGCATGCATCTTGAAGAGGTTTATATTTCAACGTGTAGTTCATTGACTCACTTTGCAATAGGGCAACTACCTCCAACTCTAAAGCAGCTAAAGATAGAGTGCTGCGACAACATGCAGATTTTGGTGGATGGGGATGATATCAACAAATTTTGGTGGTGCAGCAAATCTCTTCTTGAGTACTTGGAAATTAGGCGGTGTCCATCCCTCAAATCCTTAACGTCAAGTGGAGAATTACCAGCAACACTTAAATGCCTCAAAATTCATGATTGTGAGAGGTTGGAGTCGATAGCGAAGAGCTTCCATGACAACTCGTCTCTTGAAGTCATTGAGATCTACTGTTGTAATAACCTTAAATCCTTACCCATGGGCATACACAAGCTCAGCCATCTAgatcatttttttattgacGGATGTCCCATTCTTGGTTACTTCCCAGACAACGGGCTGCTCCCTACCAACCTGAAAGCACTTACGATTGAGGACTGTAGGAAAATCCAAGCCCTGCCCAACTTCATACATAGCCTCACCTCTCTTCAAAAATTGGAAATACTAGATTGTCCAAGAATTTTATCATTTCCGGAAGTAGGTTTCCCCACCAACCTAACATCACTTTCTATTTATGACACTTTTGAGGGGGAATTGTCTAAGCTTACCTCTCTTAAAAAACTTGTAATTCATAGTGACTCTTCGCATCTGGTGTCCTTTCCAGAGGTGGGGCTACCTGCCTCTTTAACGAGCCTCAACATTCAAAGCTTCCCGGATCTGGAATGCATCTCTTCCAAATGCTTTCAATTCCTCGCCTCTCTTGAAAAATTGAGTATCGAGTGTTGTGAAAAGCTCACGTCCTTTTGCCAGGATGGCCTGCCTCCCTCACTCACGAGTCTTTCTATCTCTACTTGCAGAGAGTTCACGTCCTTTCCAAAGGTTGGACTGCCTCCCTCACTCACGAGTCTTTATATCTATAATTGCAAAAATTTCGCATCCTTTCCAAAGGTTGGACTGCCTCCCTCACTCACGAGTCTTGATATCGATAATTGCGAAAATCTCGCATCCTTTCCAAAGGTTGGACTGCCTCCCTCACTCGCGAGTCTTTCTATCGGTGATTGCGAAAATTTCACGTCGTTTCCAAAGTTTGGCATTTCTCCCTCACTCACGTGTCTTTTTATCGTCGACTGTGAAAAGCTCACGTCCTTTCCAGAGGATGGACTGCCTCTCTCACTCCTGGAACTTCGTATTCTGAGGTGTCCTCTGTTGATAGAACGCTGCAAAGGACGAGAGTGGTTCAAGATAGCTCACATCCCTCATGTTATGATTGATACTGAATTCTTCTACAAACTAGAAGAGGAGAGTCAGTGA